DNA from Thermoanaerobaculia bacterium:
AGCGCCTGCGCTCCGCTCCCGTGGCGCGAGGCGACGCTCACCTCTCCCCTGGTGGGAGAGGTCGCGGCGAAGCCGCGGGTGAGGGGGCGGGCGAAGCCTTCAATGCTCCCTCAATGATGCCGAGCACACCCGGAAGGTTCTCGAGAACAGCGTTGTTCCAAAAGCGCAGCTCCCTGAATCCCATCCGTTCGAGCTCCGAAGTCCGATTCCGATCGTATTTCTCCTTGTCGGGGTCCGAATGCTCTCCGCCGTCGAGCTCG
Protein-coding regions in this window:
- a CDS encoding DUF559 domain-containing protein gives rise to the protein ELDGGEHSDPDKEKYDRNRTSELERMGFRELRFWNNAVLENLPGVLGIIEGALKASPAPSPAASPRPLPPGER